Sequence from the Thermocoleostomius sinensis A174 genome:
TTGGCAGCGGGATTTCAGCGACATCTCACCAAGCCCATTGAACCAGTTGCCCTAGTGGATACGATCGTGGAGCTAACTCTCAATCAGACTATTTAAACTCTATCCGAACCCCCGAATTGCCCACACTACAATTCAAGTACAAATGAAGTGAGATGCTCACGCAATCTTCCGATTTCAATCGTGGACTAGACGCAGTGCTTGAAACGAATTGGCTTGGGCGACGACCTCTGACGACCCCTACTCACGATGAACAGGAAAGTCAATGAAGATAAAGTCATACCCATTCTCTATCCGATTGCACAGGATGCCGACCCCTCCTAACCTCTCCTTGGTAGGGGGAGGAGCCGCCAGCGGTGAGATGAATGTGATGCCGCATGACCAAGAATGGGGAGCAATGGAAATAATTGAGAGGCACAATCAGGGGATGCAAATTTAGTGACAACCGTTTATGCTAGAAAGGTTGTGAATTTTTTCAGTCACCCCAGCCATGGCTGTACCTAAGAAGAAAACCTCAAGTTCCAAACGGGACATGCGTAGAGCGCATTGGAAGCGCAAAGCAGCTGTTGCAGCGCAAAAAGCTCTGTCGCTTGGTAAGTCTGTTTTGAACTCGTCCAAAGAGAATCGTAGCTTCAGACATCCTCAAGATGAGGAGGACGAAGGCGAAGAGTAAATTGTCTCAGACTGGCTTTGTTTTATTCTGCGTCTGTGTCTTCACTTACAGACGCACCTTACCTAATTTGCCTTTAGTATCAACCGCCTCGTTAAGTTCCTGAAAGTGCAACCAGACATTGTAAGCAGGGACCATATTGGCGGTTTTTTCGCAATTGGGTAATTGCGGGGCATCACAATAGTCCTAGGTTCTCCTCCGCTGCTCTCAAGCAAGCCTCAGCAAAGCATCGGCAAATCCTTTATTCTTGAAATAGGCAAATCCCGATTCGCACGTCAGCTAGGTTGGGCAACTCTACGTTGAGCAAAAGCTATGTTGGGCAAATTTTTTCAAAAACCAGACCCTGAATTCAAAGATCGTGTTCCGCCTGGACAACATCTAGCCAAAGGCTTTCCAGTGTTGACCTATGGTCAAACGCCGCAGGTGAGTACGGAAGGGTGGGAGTTTAAGGTATGGGGCTTAGCCACTCCTAAAACGTTCACCTGGAATGACTTTATGGCCATGCCACAGCACGAATTTACTGCCGATTTTCACTGTGTCACCACATGGTCAAAGCTAGATGTGAAATGGCGCGGGGTAAAAGTTACTGACTTTATGAACTATATCGAGGTAGACCCCAAAGCGGCGCATGTCATGGAGCACTGCTATGGCGGTTATACTACTAATATTGCGATCGAAGATTTTGTTCGCGAAGAAAACTTTTTTGCCCACACCCTGTTCGACGAACCATTGCCTGCCGATCATGGTGGTCCCCTGCGCTTGGTAGTGCCGCACCTATACGCTTGGAAAAGCGCTAAATGGATTAATGGACTTGAGTTTTTAGAACAGATGGAGCTAGGCTTTTGGGAACGCAACGGCTACCATCAGCGAGGGGAACCTTGGGCTGAAGAGCGCTACAGTAGCCGCTGGTGATAAAGCCGCGCGTTACCAAGCAAAACCCCCATCCAAGAAAGGATCTCCTCACCCCCAGATGGCGAAAGGGGGTGGAGAAGATTCCCAGGAAGGAAGTTACAAAACTTTACCAAACTGAGCCGGATGAACTGTGCTGGACGATACAGTTGGACTGGGTTTATTGTCCCATGGTCACTAGATGGCGCCCCTCCAGGCGATCGGGATA
This genomic interval carries:
- the rpmF gene encoding 50S ribosomal protein L32, whose product is MAVPKKKTSSSKRDMRRAHWKRKAAVAAQKALSLGKSVLNSSKENRSFRHPQDEEDEGEE
- a CDS encoding sulfite oxidase-like oxidoreductase, whose amino-acid sequence is MLGKFFQKPDPEFKDRVPPGQHLAKGFPVLTYGQTPQVSTEGWEFKVWGLATPKTFTWNDFMAMPQHEFTADFHCVTTWSKLDVKWRGVKVTDFMNYIEVDPKAAHVMEHCYGGYTTNIAIEDFVREENFFAHTLFDEPLPADHGGPLRLVVPHLYAWKSAKWINGLEFLEQMELGFWERNGYHQRGEPWAEERYSSRW